A genomic region of Runella rosea contains the following coding sequences:
- a CDS encoding WD40 repeat domain-containing protein, protein MKNLSATLGMALLSVTTALAQKPTIEFNARGILALSDGDMAASASVDGKLLKQVGVKDALTVYPLPLKLGQEVGSSPVPNSAFGWTRNATITSDGRYAYVIESRAQTTDSLKSVKSIAELPAGINMYIVDISNLAKPSTRKVPVGKNPTAVDMLGSNLLITSEETGKELRLFEIGAGGLPTRNVPIALNLQNARATDVTWHPDGEFVAITVEETKEIWLFKAKRNAQNKIATFEPFGTPAKITGKPGPGAFTPDGTLFIVSDLKDGSAASELTAIQFNTTAEDPKTAEHKILGSTAVGIGAESFSISPDGTTIVTANKNASAQPWEGSVGKATLSLLTLAKDGKMAKVADYDLDGIAPESVIFDKTGDNLAVSLYEYFDYGNRDGGIEFFKVTKGGTPALTKQLAKISAPKGCYTVKIIP, encoded by the coding sequence ATGAAAAACTTGAGTGCAACATTGGGTATGGCGTTGTTGAGTGTGACTACTGCCCTGGCCCAAAAACCCACCATTGAGTTTAATGCCCGCGGTATCCTTGCGCTGTCTGACGGCGACATGGCCGCCTCGGCAAGTGTCGACGGCAAACTATTAAAACAAGTTGGCGTAAAAGATGCATTGACCGTTTATCCCCTCCCCCTTAAACTAGGTCAGGAAGTGGGCTCATCGCCCGTGCCAAACTCCGCTTTTGGCTGGACCCGCAACGCAACCATTACTTCGGATGGTCGGTATGCGTACGTGATTGAATCACGGGCCCAGACGACCGACAGTCTGAAAAGCGTAAAAAGTATTGCTGAGTTGCCCGCAGGCATTAACATGTACATCGTGGACATCTCAAACTTGGCCAAACCTTCGACCCGTAAAGTACCCGTAGGTAAAAATCCAACGGCCGTAGATATGTTGGGCAGTAACCTGTTGATTACATCAGAAGAAACGGGCAAAGAATTACGTTTATTTGAAATCGGTGCGGGCGGCCTTCCTACCCGGAACGTGCCCATCGCATTGAACCTCCAAAATGCCCGGGCAACCGACGTTACGTGGCACCCAGACGGCGAATTTGTGGCCATTACTGTCGAAGAGACCAAAGAAATATGGCTTTTCAAGGCCAAGCGTAATGCACAAAACAAAATCGCGACGTTTGAGCCCTTCGGTACACCCGCAAAAATTACGGGAAAACCTGGCCCAGGTGCATTTACACCCGATGGAACCTTATTTATTGTATCCGATTTGAAGGATGGTTCAGCTGCAAGCGAATTAACAGCCATTCAGTTTAATACAACCGCCGAAGACCCAAAAACGGCTGAACACAAAATCCTTGGTTCAACAGCCGTAGGAATCGGCGCGGAAAGCTTTAGCATCAGCCCCGACGGAACCACCATCGTTACGGCCAACAAAAACGCTTCGGCTCAGCCTTGGGAAGGCAGCGTTGGAAAAGCAACACTTTCGTTGTTAACCTTGGCAAAAGACGGAAAAATGGCAAAAGTAGCTGATTACGACTTAGACGGCATTGCCCCTGAAAGCGTCATTTTTGATAAAACAGGCGACAATTTGGCCGTTTCATTGTACGAATATTTTGACTACGGCAATCGTGATGGTGGGATTGAGTTTTTTAAAGTCACCAAAGGCGGAACCCCGGCCCTGACCAAACAACTCGCCAAAATCAGCGCCCCTAAAGGCTGCTACACCGTAAAAATCATCCCTTAA
- a CDS encoding purine-nucleoside phosphorylase has product MTLQQIQEATQFLQQHTQHFTPTTGIILGTGLGALVQDIDVAYSIDYENIPHFPVSTVESHKGRLLFGTLVGKQVICMQGRFHYYEGYSMQQVTFPIRVMKLLGIQQLIVSNAAGGLNENYQVSDLMIINDHISLFLPGNPLIGPNLSTLGDRFPDMSEPYEAKFVEKALQIAQSNGIRAHAGVYVSVTGPQLETKAEYRMLRLLGADAVGMSTVPEVIVARHMDLPVVGISVITDMCIPEQLEKAEIQKILAAAYKAEPHMTFIIKELLA; this is encoded by the coding sequence ATGACTTTACAACAAATACAGGAAGCCACCCAATTTCTTCAGCAACATACCCAACACTTTACGCCAACCACCGGAATCATTTTGGGTACTGGTTTGGGGGCTTTGGTACAAGATATTGACGTTGCGTATAGCATTGATTACGAAAATATCCCTCACTTTCCCGTCTCAACCGTCGAATCACACAAAGGGCGTTTACTCTTTGGGACGCTTGTCGGTAAGCAAGTGATTTGTATGCAGGGGCGCTTCCATTATTACGAAGGCTATTCAATGCAGCAGGTGACGTTTCCAATCAGGGTCATGAAATTGTTAGGAATCCAGCAATTAATCGTGTCAAATGCCGCAGGCGGACTCAATGAAAACTATCAGGTGAGCGACTTGATGATCATCAACGACCATATCAGCTTGTTTTTACCTGGAAATCCGCTCATTGGCCCCAATCTTTCCACCCTCGGTGACCGCTTTCCTGACATGAGCGAACCTTATGAAGCCAAATTTGTTGAGAAAGCGCTCCAAATTGCCCAATCCAACGGAATCCGTGCGCACGCAGGCGTGTATGTAAGTGTGACTGGACCACAGTTGGAGACCAAAGCCGAGTACCGAATGCTACGCTTACTCGGAGCTGATGCGGTAGGAATGAGCACCGTACCAGAAGTGATTGTGGCCCGCCACATGGATTTACCAGTGGTTGGTATTTCGGTCATTACAGATATGTGCATTCCTGAACAACTTGAGAAAGCTGAAATTCAGAAGATACTCGCCGCCGCTTACAAAGCAGAGCCCCACATGACCTTTATCATCAAAGAATTGCTCGCTTGA
- a CDS encoding DUF4783 domain-containing protein encodes MKIFRNIFLVLLIGGTTCGFTSIGNREAEIAELIKGSIKTGNAHTLADHFERNLELVIDAERVDFRRVGEAQAELILKNFFKKYPPKDFKYGFQGTASKVRYCTATYQAVNGNKFQVYILMRVTEKDYRINTLHFKKE; translated from the coding sequence ATGAAAATCTTCAGAAATATATTTTTGGTGCTACTTATTGGAGGTACAACGTGTGGATTTACATCAATTGGGAATCGAGAGGCCGAAATTGCCGAGCTTATCAAAGGCTCCATCAAAACGGGAAATGCTCATACGTTGGCGGATCACTTCGAGCGCAACCTTGAATTAGTGATTGATGCCGAACGAGTAGATTTCCGTCGAGTAGGTGAGGCTCAGGCGGAGCTGATTCTGAAAAATTTCTTTAAAAAATATCCCCCAAAGGACTTTAAGTACGGTTTTCAAGGTACGGCTTCAAAAGTGCGTTATTGCACCGCAACTTATCAGGCCGTCAATGGAAATAAATTTCAGGTATATATTCTGATGAGAGTTACCGAAAAAGACTACCGAATCAATACCCTGCATTTCAAGAAAGAGTAG
- a CDS encoding heavy metal-binding domain-containing protein, producing MLITTTNNIEGKTITKYIGLVNGEAIIGANLVKDFFAGISDIVGGRSGAYEQGLREAKSIALKEMIDQAQRLGANAIIGVDLDFQTIGGNGSMLMVSANGTAIVCE from the coding sequence ATGCTCATTACTACTACCAACAACATTGAAGGAAAAACAATCACCAAGTACATTGGTTTGGTCAACGGTGAAGCCATTATTGGCGCTAATCTTGTCAAAGATTTTTTTGCTGGAATAAGTGATATTGTGGGGGGGCGTTCGGGTGCTTATGAACAAGGCTTGCGTGAAGCCAAAAGCATTGCCCTCAAAGAAATGATTGATCAGGCTCAGCGTTTAGGTGCCAATGCCATTATCGGAGTAGACCTTGATTTTCAGACCATTGGAGGCAATGGGTCTATGCTTATGGTCAGTGCCAACGGCACCGCAATTGTGTGTGAATAA
- a CDS encoding phosphoribosyltransferase family protein has product MHKTILSSDQTLQKIKRIAFEIYEKNFEEESVVLAGIKGEGYEMARLLEVFLKEISQLKVHLMQIDLNKDHPHTSPVQFDLDKQLLSRKVIIVVDDVLNTGRTLAYSLSPFLGVSLKRLQVAVMVNRAHHSFPIFADYVGYALSTTLNEHIQVKLTGDEIGVYLS; this is encoded by the coding sequence ATGCATAAAACAATCCTTTCGTCCGACCAAACGCTCCAAAAAATCAAACGCATAGCTTTTGAAATTTATGAAAAAAATTTCGAGGAAGAAAGCGTGGTATTAGCAGGGATTAAGGGAGAAGGATACGAAATGGCGCGGTTGTTGGAAGTTTTCTTAAAAGAAATATCCCAATTGAAGGTTCATCTTATGCAAATTGACCTCAACAAAGACCATCCGCACACCAGCCCCGTTCAGTTTGATTTAGATAAACAACTACTAAGCAGAAAGGTCATCATAGTAGTCGACGATGTACTGAATACAGGGCGCACACTGGCTTACAGCCTTTCGCCCTTTCTTGGGGTATCATTAAAACGCTTGCAAGTAGCCGTGATGGTCAATCGGGCGCATCATTCATTTCCGATTTTTGCCGATTACGTGGGTTATGCACTCAGTACTACCCTAAACGAACACATACAGGTAAAACTTACTGGCGACGAAATCGGGGTGTATTTAAGCTAA
- the rpsT gene encoding 30S ribosomal protein S20: MANHKSALKRIRANETKRLRNRYQHKTTRTMVRKLRDTKDQVVASELYKTVSSMLDKLAKKNIIHKNKAGNLKSKLARYVNGLAATA, from the coding sequence ATGGCAAATCATAAGTCAGCATTAAAGAGAATTCGGGCCAACGAAACAAAACGCCTTAGAAACCGTTACCAACACAAAACAACCCGTACCATGGTTCGCAAACTGCGCGATACCAAAGACCAGGTTGTGGCATCAGAACTTTACAAAACGGTGTCATCTATGTTGGATAAATTAGCGAAGAAAAACATCATTCATAAAAACAAAGCAGGTAACCTCAAATCGAAGTTAGCAAGATACGTTAACGGTCTTGCAGCCACTGCTTAG
- a CDS encoding 1-aminocyclopropane-1-carboxylate deaminase/D-cysteine desulfhydrase, with product MSRVDRFWENAAQSPLQIVQLPLFIERGVKVYIKRDDLLHPFVSGNKWRKLKYNLLEAEKLGLKQLVTFGGAYSNHIAAVAAAGQAMGFETLGIIRGDELHVDSNQTLQFASHCGMHLQFVSRTEYRDKERLVNHLGGDWYVLPEGGSNQLAIKGVGEAVVEIQSQLAAPIDYLCTAFGTGGTSAGLLSAAALAKVLVFSSLKIKKSDVETHLAAFVPLQDKKLDIFTDYHFGGYGKETEELNQFIDDFEQETMIPLEQVYTGKMMYGVVDLVQKGYFNPGDVVVVLHSGGLQGKRK from the coding sequence GTGAGCAGAGTAGATAGATTTTGGGAAAATGCCGCCCAATCTCCCCTTCAAATCGTTCAACTGCCTTTATTCATCGAGCGTGGAGTTAAGGTGTACATAAAAAGAGATGATTTGCTGCACCCATTCGTATCGGGGAATAAGTGGAGAAAGTTAAAATACAATCTTTTGGAAGCCGAAAAGTTGGGCTTGAAGCAGCTTGTAACTTTTGGAGGGGCTTATTCCAATCATATTGCGGCGGTTGCGGCGGCGGGTCAGGCAATGGGTTTTGAAACGCTAGGGATTATTAGGGGCGACGAACTTCATGTCGACTCAAACCAAACCTTACAATTTGCGTCTCATTGCGGAATGCACCTGCAATTTGTCAGCCGGACCGAGTACCGTGACAAAGAGCGATTGGTAAACCATTTAGGGGGCGATTGGTACGTCCTTCCCGAAGGTGGCTCAAATCAATTGGCGATAAAAGGAGTAGGAGAAGCGGTAGTAGAGATTCAGTCCCAACTTGCCGCCCCGATTGACTATTTGTGTACGGCTTTTGGTACGGGTGGAACCTCGGCAGGATTGCTATCGGCCGCCGCACTGGCTAAAGTATTGGTTTTTTCAAGTTTGAAAATCAAAAAGAGTGACGTAGAAACGCACCTAGCGGCATTTGTTCCGCTACAGGACAAAAAGCTTGACATTTTTACGGACTATCATTTTGGTGGGTATGGAAAAGAGACGGAAGAACTTAACCAGTTCATCGACGACTTTGAGCAGGAAACCATGATACCTTTGGAACAGGTTTATACAGGAAAGATGATGTATGGGGTCGTTGATTTGGTGCAAAAAGGCTATTTTAACCCAGGAGATGTAGTGGTAGTTCTACATTCTGGAGGGCTACAGGGCAAAAGAAAATAG
- a CDS encoding DUF6580 family putative transport protein: MNLSVSRFSTVVILIVVAALSRIVPHPFNFTPIGAIALFGAAQFNRKLFAFMIPAAAMLLSDAVIGNPSLPTYLSFALIAVFGLVYLKKVTVSRLFVSSLVASISFFLITNFFVWFGGSMYPQTAQGLIACYTAGLAFYQQTLFGNLFLNTIMGDLFYTSLLFGSFYQINKIAFKPTVA; the protein is encoded by the coding sequence ATGAATTTAAGTGTGTCGAGATTTAGTACAGTAGTTATACTTATCGTAGTAGCTGCACTTTCTCGGATAGTGCCCCATCCGTTCAATTTTACTCCTATTGGAGCAATTGCCCTATTTGGCGCTGCACAGTTTAATCGCAAACTATTTGCATTCATGATTCCAGCAGCGGCTATGCTATTAAGCGACGCTGTTATTGGTAACCCATCTCTCCCAACCTACCTTTCTTTTGCACTTATTGCCGTTTTTGGTCTAGTTTACTTGAAAAAAGTGACCGTAAGCCGCCTATTTGTTTCAAGTTTGGTAGCTTCCATCTCGTTCTTTTTAATTACAAACTTTTTTGTTTGGTTCGGAGGTAGCATGTATCCACAAACAGCGCAGGGATTAATTGCCTGTTACACCGCGGGATTGGCCTTTTACCAACAAACCTTATTTGGTAACTTATTTCTGAACACAATCATGGGAGACTTATTTTATACTTCCTTGCTCTTTGGTTCATTTTATCAAATCAATAAAATTGCTTTCAAGCCCACCGTGGCATAA